GCTGCCCGCGCCGGATCACGGAACCGGCGTCGGTGTACAGCTGGCGCAGCGCCATCGGGCGGGCATAGAGCGCCTTCGGCGAGACACAGGACGTGGCGGCGTGCCGTTGACCACGGGCAACGCGCACCACCCTCTTGCTGCGGACGCTCATTTCTTGCCAGCCTTCTTCTTGCCGGCGACCGTCTTCTTCGGGCCCTTGCGGGTCCGGGCGTTGGTCTTGGTGCGCTGCCCGCGGACGGGGAGGCCGCGGCGCCACCGCAGGCCCTCGTAGCACCCGATCTCGATCTTCCGGCGAATGTCGGCGTTCACCTCGCGACGAAGGTCACCCTCGACCTTGAAGTTCTCCTCGAGATAGTCCCGCAGCCTGGTGAGGTCGTCGTCACTGAGATCCTTCACCCGGGTGTCCGGGTTCATCTCCGTAGCGGCGA
The sequence above is drawn from the Amycolatopsis aidingensis genome and encodes:
- the rpsM gene encoding 30S ribosomal protein S13, encoding MARLAGVDLPREKRLEIALTYIFGIGRTRSKEMIAATEMNPDTRVKDLSDDDLTRLRDYLEENFKVEGDLRREVNADIRRKIEIGCYEGLRWRRGLPVRGQRTKTNARTRKGPKKTVAGKKKAGKK